A portion of the Shewanella sp. SNU WT4 genome contains these proteins:
- the rpsB gene encoding 30S ribosomal protein S2 has product MTTVSMRDMLQAGVHFGHQTRYWNPKMKPFIFGPRNGVHIINLEHTVPMFNEALAFISNVASKKGKVLFVGTKRAASEAIKESAISCDQYYVDNRWLGGMLTNWKTVRQSIKRLKELETQSVDGTFDKLTKKEALMRTRELAKLEKSLGGIKNMGGLPDVLFVIGADHEHIAIKEANNLGIPVVAVVDTNSAPDGVNYVIPGNDDAMRAIKLYTSSVAAAANAGRGQDLAVQAEQDGFVEAV; this is encoded by the coding sequence ATGACTACTGTTTCAATGCGCGACATGCTGCAAGCTGGTGTACACTTCGGTCACCAAACCCGTTACTGGAACCCTAAGATGAAGCCATTCATCTTTGGACCACGCAACGGTGTACACATCATCAACTTAGAACACACTGTACCTATGTTCAACGAAGCGCTGGCTTTCATCAGCAACGTTGCTTCTAAGAAAGGTAAAGTATTGTTCGTTGGTACTAAGCGTGCCGCTAGCGAAGCCATCAAAGAATCTGCTATCTCTTGTGACCAGTACTACGTTGATAACCGTTGGTTAGGCGGCATGCTGACTAACTGGAAAACTGTTCGTCAGTCAATCAAGCGTCTGAAAGAACTGGAAACCCAATCTGTAGATGGTACTTTTGACAAGCTGACCAAGAAAGAGGCGCTGATGCGTACTCGCGAACTGGCTAAGCTGGAAAAATCTTTAGGTGGTATTAAGAACATGGGCGGTCTGCCTGACGTTCTGTTTGTGATCGGTGCTGACCACGAACATATCGCTATCAAAGAAGCTAACAACCTGGGTATCCCAGTTGTTGCTGTTGTTGATACTAACTCTGCGCCAGACGGTGTTAACTACGTCATCCCTGGTAACGACGATGCTATGCGTGCTATCAAGCTGTACACCTCTTCTGTTGCTGCTGCTGCAAATGCTGGCCGTGGTCAAGATCTGGCTGTTCAAGCTGAGCAAGACGGTTTCGTTGAAGCCGTATAA
- the map gene encoding type I methionyl aminopeptidase: MSIVIKTAEEIEKMRAAGKLAADVLEMIAPFIKAGVTTNELNAICAKFTEEQDAISAPLNYHGFPKSICTSINDVICHGIPSDRALKDGDIINIDITVIKDGYHGDTSQMFLIGDVSPKDKRLCRVAQESLYEAIKIVRPGIKLGEIGTVIEKCIKGKKTGLEKYSIVADYCGHGIGAGFHEEPQVMHYKNNDKTVLRAGMCFTIEPMINAGNYKTKLDQKDGWTVTTSDGKNSAQWEHTLLVTDNGVEVLTLRSDENFPRIISH, encoded by the coding sequence ATGAGTATTGTTATCAAAACTGCCGAAGAAATTGAAAAAATGCGTGCTGCAGGCAAATTGGCGGCCGATGTATTGGAGATGATAGCTCCCTTTATCAAGGCAGGGGTTACCACCAATGAACTCAATGCCATTTGTGCTAAGTTCACTGAAGAACAAGACGCAATTTCTGCTCCGCTCAACTATCACGGTTTTCCAAAGTCTATCTGTACTTCAATCAATGACGTGATTTGTCATGGCATTCCAAGCGATCGCGCTCTGAAAGATGGCGACATCATCAACATCGACATCACTGTCATTAAAGACGGTTACCATGGCGATACCTCGCAAATGTTCTTAATCGGTGACGTGAGCCCGAAAGACAAGCGCTTATGCCGCGTGGCGCAAGAAAGCCTGTATGAAGCTATCAAAATCGTGCGCCCAGGTATCAAGCTTGGCGAGATTGGTACTGTGATTGAAAAGTGCATCAAGGGTAAAAAAACTGGCCTTGAGAAATACAGCATAGTCGCCGACTACTGTGGCCATGGCATTGGCGCAGGTTTTCATGAAGAGCCGCAGGTCATGCATTACAAAAATAATGACAAGACAGTGCTGCGCGCTGGCATGTGTTTTACCATCGAGCCAATGATCAATGCTGGTAACTACAAAACCAAATTAGATCAAAAAGATGGCTGGACTGTGACTACCTCTGATGGCAAAAATTCGGCCCAGTGGGAACACACACTACTCGTGACTGACAACGGCGTCGAAGTCTTGACTCTGCGCAGCGATGAAAACTTTCCACGCATTATCAGCCACTAA
- the glnD gene encoding bifunctional uridylyltransferase/uridylyl-removing protein GlnD, whose product MNQALSTKLQLQAHNQVLRQTFNGEGDISALLHTRSDFVDDLLRRQWQALGLDSQPLSLIAVGGYGRRELHPCSDIDLLFLLEAPLSPANEVSLSEFITYLWDAGLEIGHSVRTLAQTLELGAQDVTIATNLIEARLLIGSDPVFSELRQSIRAAAFWPTQKFLLAKKEEQLQRHHKANAFDLEPNIKTCPGGLRDIQTIAWVAMRYFDAANLEDLVDHGFLHQYELDELLECRAFLWQLRFAMHLISNRDENRLLFDLQPQVAQLMGYQDGTQLAVEQMMKRYYRCVRRVIELNDMLLQLFKRAVQPQQPDLEIQPIDSHFQRRGRFIEALAQDAFSEPHVILKLFLHCARNSNITAIYAPTLRSLRLARRSQPMPLMEHAACRQVFMEILRHPRGIPALSMMHKYGVLSAYLPQWRAIEGQMQFDLFHAYTVDEHTHRLLRNIERFSQPDQKDEFPLGSVLINQLPKKGLLVLAAIFHDIAKGRGGDHSSLGASDALIFCKRHELNDHDGRLVSWLVQHHLLMSVTAQRRDISDPDIVAEFAAKVRDSVHLSYLYCLTVADMCATNDTIWNNWKGALLRELYFATQRTLARGHEKPVDIRSHLRENQAKARKELIRRGFKDKEIDLLWARFKADYFLRHTLNQIIWHAEGILKHRGDEALVLINKQSSRGGTELFIYCPDKPKLFATVMAVLDNKNINVHDALVMSSKDHYALDTFVILEQDGAPLQQLARIQGIRKTLVKALAKDASAKLPSFRKLPRKMKPFKVATSVSFLKSNRHDTSMLELFALDSPGLLAKVGETFYRCQVNLLAAKITTIGERAEDVFILQTLDGKALNEAQQTQLSDALTAVLAQPTP is encoded by the coding sequence ATGAATCAAGCACTCAGCACTAAACTGCAATTACAAGCGCACAATCAAGTATTACGCCAAACGTTTAATGGTGAAGGTGATATCAGTGCGCTACTTCATACTCGCAGTGATTTTGTTGATGATTTATTGCGCCGCCAATGGCAGGCCTTAGGTCTGGATTCACAACCGCTATCCCTGATTGCTGTCGGCGGCTATGGGCGCAGAGAACTGCACCCATGCTCTGACATAGATTTACTGTTTTTGCTTGAAGCGCCGCTCTCCCCTGCCAATGAAGTTAGCTTATCTGAGTTTATTACTTACCTGTGGGACGCAGGCCTTGAAATCGGCCACAGTGTGCGCACATTAGCGCAAACGTTGGAGCTTGGCGCGCAAGATGTCACAATCGCCACCAATCTAATTGAAGCGCGTCTTCTTATTGGCTCAGATCCGGTATTTAGTGAGCTGAGGCAAAGTATCCGCGCTGCAGCCTTTTGGCCGACCCAAAAGTTTCTGTTAGCCAAAAAAGAGGAGCAACTGCAGCGTCATCATAAGGCCAATGCCTTTGATCTTGAGCCCAACATCAAAACCTGCCCTGGCGGGCTTAGGGATATTCAAACCATAGCTTGGGTCGCCATGCGCTATTTTGATGCGGCGAACCTTGAAGATTTAGTCGACCACGGCTTTTTGCATCAGTATGAATTAGATGAACTGTTAGAGTGCCGCGCATTTCTCTGGCAACTGCGCTTTGCCATGCACTTAATCAGTAATCGTGATGAAAACCGATTATTGTTTGATTTACAGCCGCAAGTGGCGCAGCTCATGGGCTACCAAGATGGTACTCAGTTAGCCGTTGAGCAAATGATGAAGCGCTATTACCGCTGCGTGCGCCGCGTCATTGAACTCAATGACATGTTGTTGCAATTATTTAAGCGCGCTGTGCAGCCGCAGCAACCAGATCTTGAAATTCAGCCAATAGACAGCCATTTTCAGCGCCGCGGCCGCTTTATTGAAGCCTTAGCGCAAGACGCATTTAGCGAGCCGCACGTCATTCTCAAATTGTTTTTGCACTGCGCCCGCAATTCTAATATCACCGCCATTTATGCGCCAACATTACGCAGTTTACGCCTAGCGCGTCGCAGCCAGCCCATGCCTTTAATGGAACATGCCGCTTGTCGTCAGGTGTTTATGGAAATTTTGCGCCATCCGCGCGGCATTCCCGCGTTATCTATGATGCATAAATACGGGGTTTTATCTGCGTATCTGCCGCAGTGGCGCGCCATTGAAGGGCAAATGCAGTTTGACTTGTTTCATGCCTATACCGTCGATGAGCACACCCACAGGTTATTGCGTAATATCGAGCGCTTTTCGCAGCCCGATCAAAAAGATGAATTTCCTCTGGGCTCAGTACTCATCAATCAATTGCCTAAAAAAGGCTTATTGGTGCTGGCCGCCATTTTCCATGACATAGCTAAAGGTCGCGGCGGCGATCATTCAAGCTTAGGCGCCAGTGATGCGCTCATCTTTTGTAAACGCCATGAACTTAACGATCACGATGGCCGCTTAGTCAGTTGGCTAGTGCAGCATCACTTATTAATGTCAGTGACAGCGCAGCGCCGTGATATTTCAGATCCAGACATAGTGGCGGAATTTGCCGCTAAAGTACGCGACTCAGTGCACTTAAGTTATCTTTATTGTTTAACCGTTGCCGACATGTGCGCCACCAATGACACCATTTGGAATAATTGGAAAGGTGCATTACTGCGCGAACTCTATTTTGCCACCCAAAGAACCTTGGCCCGTGGCCATGAAAAGCCGGTGGATATTCGCTCGCATTTACGAGAGAACCAAGCGAAAGCCCGCAAAGAGCTTATTCGCCGCGGCTTTAAAGATAAAGAAATCGACCTACTATGGGCGCGGTTTAAGGCCGACTACTTTTTGCGCCACACCCTCAACCAAATCATTTGGCATGCCGAAGGTATTCTTAAGCACAGGGGCGATGAGGCGTTAGTGCTAATTAATAAGCAAAGTAGTCGCGGCGGCACTGAACTGTTTATCTATTGCCCAGACAAACCAAAATTATTTGCCACAGTGATGGCAGTGCTGGACAATAAAAATATCAACGTCCATGATGCGTTGGTGATGAGCAGTAAAGACCATTACGCCTTAGATACCTTTGTGATCTTAGAGCAAGATGGCGCCCCGCTTCAGCAACTCGCACGCATACAAGGCATTAGAAAAACCTTAGTTAAAGCACTGGCCAAAGATGCCAGCGCTAAGTTGCCATCCTTTAGAAAACTGCCGCGCAAGATGAAACCTTTTAAGGTTGCCACCAGCGTGAGTTTTCTAAAGAGCAATCGCCATGATACAAGTATGCTGGAGTTATTCGCGCTCGATTCACCCGGACTGCTCGCCAAAGTAGGTGAAACCTTCTATCGCTGCCAAGTGAATTTATTGGCCGCCAAGATCACTACCATAGGCGAGCGTGCTGAAGACGTATTTATTTTACAGACCTTAGACGGCAAAGCGCTGAATGAGGCACAACAGACCCAGCTAAGCGACGCGTTAACCGCAGTGCTAGCCCAACCCACTCCCTAA
- the dapD gene encoding 2,3,4,5-tetrahydropyridine-2,6-dicarboxylate N-succinyltransferase, translating to MEALRQRIEVAFEERQDITPTNATPSLRADIDKVINMLDSGEVRVAEKIDGKWHVHQWLKKAVLLSFRIYENQVIEGGETKYFDKVALKFADYDEARFKQEGIRVVPPATVRKGSFIARNTVLMPSYVNLGARVDEGSMVDTWATVGSCAQIGKNVHLSGGVGIGGVLEPLQAGPTIIEDNCFIGARSEIVEGVIVEEGAVISMGVYIGQSTRIFDRETGEVHYGRVPAGSVVVSGSLPSKCGTYSLYAAIIVKKVDAKTRAKVSINELLRLID from the coding sequence ATGGAGGCATTACGCCAACGTATCGAGGTAGCCTTTGAAGAGCGCCAAGATATTACCCCGACCAATGCAACACCAAGCCTGCGTGCTGACATTGATAAAGTTATTAATATGCTTGATAGCGGCGAAGTTCGTGTTGCTGAGAAGATTGATGGCAAGTGGCATGTCCACCAGTGGCTGAAGAAAGCAGTATTACTGTCTTTCCGTATTTATGAAAACCAAGTTATTGAAGGCGGCGAAACTAAATATTTTGATAAAGTTGCCCTGAAATTTGCAGATTACGATGAAGCGCGCTTTAAGCAAGAAGGCATTCGTGTAGTACCGCCAGCAACCGTAAGAAAAGGCTCGTTTATTGCTCGCAATACCGTACTGATGCCATCTTATGTCAACTTAGGGGCTCGCGTTGATGAAGGCTCTATGGTTGATACTTGGGCGACGGTAGGTTCTTGCGCGCAAATCGGTAAAAACGTGCATTTATCTGGCGGCGTTGGCATTGGTGGCGTACTTGAGCCACTGCAAGCTGGCCCAACCATTATTGAAGACAACTGCTTTATCGGTGCTCGCTCTGAGATTGTTGAAGGCGTGATTGTTGAAGAAGGCGCCGTGATTTCTATGGGCGTATATATTGGCCAAAGCACCCGTATTTTCGATAGAGAAACCGGTGAAGTGCATTACGGCCGAGTTCCAGCAGGCTCAGTCGTCGTTTCTGGCAGCTTGCCGTCTAAATGTGGCACTTACAGTTTATATGCCGCCATCATAGTTAAGAAAGTAGACGCTAAAACTCGCGCCAAAGTGAGTATTAACGAGCTGCTGCGCCTAATTGATTAA
- a CDS encoding flavodoxin, producing the protein MKVNLVFGTVYGSAQAVAEELAATIKQAGIVAEIVEHQQLSSWLPVADNPLLIVTSTTGQGDVPDDIAPWFQTLKRNAPYLPGVKYAVIALGDSSYDTFCGAGKQFDELLSELGARRLLTRLELDATQTMTPEQDAIKWLPKFISAIKG; encoded by the coding sequence ATGAAAGTTAATCTAGTGTTTGGCACTGTGTATGGCAGCGCTCAAGCGGTTGCAGAAGAGTTGGCCGCTACTATTAAGCAAGCAGGCATAGTTGCTGAAATTGTTGAACATCAGCAGTTATCTTCATGGTTACCTGTCGCTGATAACCCTTTGTTAATTGTGACGTCAACTACAGGTCAAGGCGATGTGCCCGATGATATTGCACCTTGGTTTCAGACATTAAAGCGCAATGCCCCCTATTTACCGGGCGTAAAGTATGCTGTGATTGCCTTAGGTGACTCAAGTTACGATACTTTTTGTGGTGCGGGTAAGCAGTTTGATGAGTTATTAAGTGAGCTTGGGGCAAGACGGTTATTAACGCGATTAGAGTTAGATGCCACTCAAACCATGACGCCCGAGCAAGATGCCATTAAATGGCTGCCAAAATTTATCAGCGCTATTAAGGGCTAG
- the truC gene encoding tRNA pseudouridine(65) synthase TruC: MISIPADSSENSTDSNLDEWQDANAPVISVLYEDEHLVAIHKPAGLLVHRSYLARREIYFAMQMTRDLVGCHVFPVHRLDRPTSGVLLFAKSSEVARLLCDQFAAHQVTKTYLALVRGNMHEADTLDYPLKEELDKVADKFANPEGQFKEAITHYQPLLNAEIPFQSDRYPSSRYALVALTPQTGRKHQLRRHLAHLRHPIVGDTTHGDGKQNRFFREHFQHNRLWLIAKRLEFIHPVTQQAMSITTELEPEWLEVFDGLGWDDDKVQGDNLLLA, from the coding sequence ATGATAAGTATACCTGCTGATAGCAGCGAAAATAGCACCGACTCTAACCTAGATGAATGGCAAGACGCTAATGCCCCCGTCATTTCTGTGTTGTATGAAGATGAGCATCTGGTAGCCATTCATAAACCCGCGGGTTTGTTGGTGCATCGCAGTTATTTAGCGCGGCGCGAGATTTATTTTGCTATGCAAATGACTCGTGATTTAGTGGGTTGCCATGTGTTTCCTGTGCATAGACTCGATAGACCTACTTCTGGAGTGCTATTGTTTGCTAAATCCAGTGAAGTGGCGCGCCTCTTGTGTGACCAATTTGCCGCCCATCAAGTCACTAAGACCTATTTAGCGTTAGTGCGCGGCAATATGCATGAGGCCGATACTCTTGATTATCCGCTGAAAGAAGAGCTTGATAAGGTCGCCGATAAATTTGCCAATCCAGAAGGCCAATTTAAAGAAGCTATCACCCATTATCAGCCGCTACTTAATGCTGAAATTCCATTTCAGTCAGACCGTTATCCGAGCAGTCGTTACGCGCTGGTGGCCTTAACGCCGCAGACTGGGCGTAAGCATCAATTAAGACGCCATTTGGCGCACTTACGCCACCCTATAGTGGGTGATACCACTCATGGTGATGGCAAACAAAACCGCTTTTTTAGAGAACATTTTCAACATAATAGGTTATGGTTGATAGCAAAGCGGCTTGAATTTATTCATCCAGTGACGCAACAAGCTATGTCAATTACCACAGAACTTGAGCCAGAATGGCTGGAAGTGTTTGACGGCTTAGGTTGGGATGATGATAAAGTACAAGGCGATAATTTACTGCTAGCATAA
- a CDS encoding YqcC family protein codes for MLPVQISAHLQQLQALMQELSLWQATPIDESALLSTAPFACDTMSFAQWLQFIFIPKMQQLLALGLSLPGAIALAPMAEQAWQGQAQYLPLIKFLQQLDEYLS; via the coding sequence ATGTTACCCGTGCAAATCTCAGCTCATTTACAGCAATTACAAGCGTTAATGCAGGAGTTATCTCTGTGGCAAGCAACGCCTATCGATGAGTCCGCGTTATTAAGTACCGCGCCTTTTGCCTGCGACACTATGTCGTTTGCGCAGTGGCTGCAGTTTATTTTCATCCCCAAAATGCAGCAATTATTGGCCTTAGGCCTGAGCTTGCCCGGCGCCATTGCTTTAGCGCCTATGGCTGAACAGGCGTGGCAAGGGCAGGCGCAGTATTTACCATTAATTAAATTTTTACAGCAACTTGATGAGTATTTGTCATGA
- a CDS encoding DUF3549 family protein has translation MQEITSLGQFFNAASTQYQVYDLGRRVQHIDALAFDQIEQQHCPYPYPIQGHAQFAIVFWNSSAQHYIWFLKIPLDERGLLSGAATQQFLHMVAEAFGSNPNAELSEQQQERLANHPFSFKPSQTKQAIFNALVRQQLAIETSSQYPLAVSYLALEIPLDEWPKLGMQGLADICVRHQDPYHQQLILNGLQRAPLEVNIALCQCLEHLSLDNALLQVIWNKLQANTNQAQYFLQALASSVPLSSEAVVALNSHPGLNQSLLISIAARNWRILKQDHLLNIYLEALATQEQHFFNQIFADIVAIPELRSVCLAALRDPKRSVTLSAAIGGLFQATTS, from the coding sequence ATGCAAGAGATCACGAGCTTAGGGCAATTTTTTAATGCGGCTAGCACTCAATATCAAGTTTACGATTTAGGTCGGCGCGTCCAACATATTGATGCCTTGGCATTTGACCAAATTGAACAGCAACACTGTCCTTACCCTTACCCTATCCAAGGCCATGCCCAATTTGCCATAGTGTTTTGGAATAGCTCGGCGCAGCATTATATCTGGTTTTTAAAAATTCCACTCGATGAACGCGGTTTATTAAGTGGCGCGGCAACCCAGCAGTTTTTGCACATGGTAGCAGAGGCGTTTGGCAGTAATCCCAATGCAGAGCTTAGCGAGCAGCAACAAGAGCGTTTAGCCAATCACCCTTTTAGCTTTAAACCCAGCCAGACTAAACAGGCCATTTTCAACGCATTAGTGCGCCAGCAACTCGCCATTGAAACATCAAGCCAATACCCATTGGCCGTGAGTTATTTAGCGCTTGAAATCCCTCTTGATGAATGGCCTAAGCTTGGCATGCAAGGCTTAGCGGATATCTGCGTGCGTCATCAAGACCCATACCATCAGCAGCTGATCCTTAACGGCTTGCAGCGGGCGCCGTTAGAAGTGAATATCGCGCTCTGTCAGTGCCTAGAACATTTATCACTTGATAACGCTTTATTGCAGGTGATCTGGAATAAGTTACAGGCCAATACCAATCAAGCGCAGTATTTCTTACAAGCCTTAGCCTCATCAGTGCCCTTAAGTAGTGAAGCTGTGGTGGCGTTAAATAGCCACCCCGGATTAAATCAAAGCTTACTCATTAGCATTGCCGCCCGTAACTGGCGTATTTTGAAACAGGATCATCTTCTCAATATTTATCTAGAAGCCTTAGCCACTCAAGAACAACACTTTTTTAATCAGATTTTTGCTGATATTGTGGCCATTCCTGAGTTGCGTAGCGTATGCCTTGCTGCACTTAGAGATCCTAAACGCAGCGTAACTCTTTCTGCCGCTATTGGCGGACTATTTCAGGCGACAACCTCATGA
- a CDS encoding DUF3301 domain-containing protein codes for MMTDVLLMLAVGVIAAFFWQLRQMAEQAKVFAEQECHKQNVQLLAFAQETAKPSLGGHSGICWKTKYLLEFSTDGINQYQASVWMHGKRITKIQWPIFPEPEWHQAPTAKGSIGGGCGGGGSSKGNCSSGSCR; via the coding sequence ATGATGACAGACGTATTATTAATGCTAGCGGTCGGCGTCATTGCCGCTTTCTTCTGGCAGTTACGCCAAATGGCGGAACAAGCAAAAGTATTTGCCGAGCAAGAATGTCACAAACAAAACGTGCAACTGTTAGCTTTTGCGCAAGAAACGGCTAAACCAAGCCTAGGTGGCCACAGTGGCATTTGTTGGAAGACTAAATACTTATTGGAATTTAGTACCGATGGCATAAATCAATATCAAGCCAGTGTTTGGATGCATGGTAAGCGGATCACTAAAATTCAGTGGCCAATTTTCCCAGAGCCTGAGTGGCATCAAGCGCCAACCGCCAAAGGTAGCATAGGTGGTGGCTGCGGTGGTGGCGGTAGCAGTAAAGGTAATTGCAGTTCAGGCAGTTGTCGTTAA
- a CDS encoding DUF962 domain-containing protein produces MATPTAESGSFTSFAEFYPFYLSQHQNGRCRQLHFCGSLSVIILLFVMIFSGEWHLAWLLLLLGYGPAWMGHFLFEKNRPATFKYPFYSLLGDMLMFWQLATGKIAFK; encoded by the coding sequence ATGGCAACACCAACAGCTGAATCAGGCTCATTTACCAGTTTTGCTGAGTTCTATCCATTTTATTTGTCGCAGCATCAAAACGGACGCTGCCGTCAATTGCACTTTTGTGGCAGTTTATCTGTCATTATCCTATTGTTTGTGATGATCTTTTCTGGAGAGTGGCACTTGGCTTGGTTACTGCTGTTGTTAGGTTATGGTCCCGCTTGGATGGGGCATTTTTTGTTCGAGAAAAATCGACCTGCGACATTTAAGTATCCCTTTTATAGTTTGCTTGGGGACATGCTAATGTTTTGGCAGCTTGCCACTGGCAAAATAGCGTTTAAATAA
- a CDS encoding GNAT family N-acetyltransferase, with product MEQEYQHQYRVMFLTADDLRIAASIIYNAYHDDPVFRDALYCGNDHLYEQKLRGAIREELSELWQQEQTLVGLFDQERLIGVVCVVNAATAVGQHKLWHWRFKMLLSTGWQSTQKWLHRDQVIHDHLPSVNSGILQFIALAPSEQGKQLAGKLLDAITHWCDEQPDIQGIGVFVTNQHHVELFHQYQFTHLTALDIGNVSGELLFYGNTNS from the coding sequence ATGGAACAAGAATATCAACATCAATACCGTGTTATGTTTCTTACCGCCGATGATTTGCGCATAGCCGCATCGATAATTTATAACGCTTACCATGATGATCCTGTGTTTCGGGATGCACTTTATTGCGGCAACGATCACCTCTACGAACAAAAGCTGCGCGGTGCCATCCGCGAAGAGTTATCTGAGTTATGGCAACAAGAGCAAACCTTAGTCGGTTTGTTTGACCAAGAGCGCCTTATTGGCGTGGTGTGTGTAGTTAATGCCGCCACCGCTGTTGGCCAACATAAGCTTTGGCATTGGCGCTTCAAAATGTTGTTAAGCACGGGCTGGCAATCCACCCAGAAATGGTTGCACCGCGACCAAGTTATTCACGATCATCTCCCGAGTGTAAATTCTGGTATTTTGCAATTTATTGCGCTCGCGCCCAGTGAGCAAGGCAAACAGCTAGCTGGCAAGCTCTTAGATGCCATCACCCATTGGTGCGACGAACAGCCAGATATTCAAGGCATAGGAGTGTTTGTTACCAATCAGCACCATGTCGAACTGTTTCATCAATACCAGTTTACCCATTTAACAGCGCTTGATATTGGTAATGTCAGCGGGGAGTTATTATTTTATGGCAACACCAACAGCTGA
- a CDS encoding DUF2789 family protein yields the protein MDTTIPSLGHLFEQLGLESSELAIETFIGKHALAQGEYIYEAHFWTPSQQSFLAEAISSDGHWSELVDQLANLLQG from the coding sequence ATGGATACAACCATTCCAAGCTTAGGGCATTTATTTGAGCAGCTAGGTCTTGAGTCCAGTGAACTGGCGATTGAAACCTTTATTGGCAAGCACGCTTTGGCTCAGGGGGAGTACATCTATGAAGCCCATTTTTGGACGCCATCACAACAAAGTTTTTTAGCCGAAGCTATTAGCTCAGATGGCCACTGGAGTGAACTGGTCGATCAACTGGCGAATTTACTCCAAGGCTAA
- a CDS encoding Zn-ribbon-containing protein: protein MFVVELRFECFADTSFTAVEQAINGLLEAYRANGQVLGREFAIAFNDGEFKVRLLLPEEDSLHYSFNSPWVKQALSHLTEAKILAPRTKLIGQDINSEETSTDTPSWQLLYTSYVHMCSPLRSGDDLRPIPLYRIPATFNGDHKRMIRWQTEWQACDELQMAAATAAEFAALKEITTVDSDLFRRGWDLRGRVEFLTKIPTYYYVYRVGGSDKQSERERPCPRCGNPDWALSEPLLDMFHFRCDDCRIVSNLSWDHQ from the coding sequence ATGTTTGTCGTAGAGTTAAGATTTGAATGTTTTGCTGACACTAGCTTTACCGCGGTTGAGCAAGCCATTAATGGTTTATTAGAAGCCTACCGTGCCAACGGCCAAGTGTTAGGGCGCGAGTTTGCCATCGCCTTTAATGACGGTGAGTTTAAAGTGAGATTGCTGCTGCCAGAGGAAGACAGCTTGCATTACAGCTTCAATAGCCCATGGGTAAAGCAAGCGTTAAGCCACTTAACTGAGGCAAAAATACTCGCGCCGAGAACCAAGCTAATAGGCCAAGACATAAATTCAGAAGAAACCAGCACAGACACGCCAAGCTGGCAGTTACTCTATACCAGTTATGTACACATGTGCTCACCACTTCGCAGTGGCGATGACCTGCGCCCTATTCCTTTGTACCGAATCCCAGCCACCTTTAATGGCGATCATAAACGCATGATCCGCTGGCAAACCGAATGGCAAGCTTGTGATGAGTTACAAATGGCGGCAGCAACCGCCGCTGAATTTGCAGCCTTAAAAGAAATAACTACTGTGGATAGTGACTTATTTCGCCGAGGATGGGATTTACGTGGTCGCGTTGAATTTTTAACTAAAATCCCCACTTACTATTATGTGTACCGAGTAGGCGGCAGTGATAAACAATCTGAGCGTGAGCGTCCCTGCCCTCGCTGTGGTAATCCTGATTGGGCGTTATCTGAACCCTTATTAGATATGTTTCACTTTCGCTGCGATGATTGCCGCATAGTGTCTAACTTATCTTGGGATCATCAGTAA